One genomic segment of Synechocystis sp. LKSZ1 includes these proteins:
- a CDS encoding FAD-dependent oxidoreductase, protein MYDLVIIGANLAGIVVARTAIQTKPSQRIALVCQGEQPQLMMEKLAGFPPSLTGLALATESWLAALSELAAAGIDVVPESGCFYPGLPPIFQTNTRQLQASRYLLAGGYSQEPSHWFGLAPADYLALDLFRLQSWDFSPQSWALIGATPASIALAQFLAQQGKTVYLLTRNSHLLPAEDQSLAHLLQVYLQVLGVTILSVPETQLQLHRDGKTIQVSHAQQTLAVEQVVRNGGHPQPQGLNLSALGLDFPTVTAQFQTYHPALYVCGPWLRGYALPALVLQESRWLASFLVEKKVSSLDYLALPYGIVSEPSWFRVGLTEAQAKDRYGQGIQIHYYTAPPKIEKGLQDTLKIIAGPSQQLLGAHWLGEGAPWGISLLALGYQQGWTLDTLRPHLALIEQEFQGFRSAT, encoded by the coding sequence ATGTACGACCTTGTTATTATTGGCGCTAATCTTGCTGGAATTGTGGTAGCCCGGACAGCCATCCAGACAAAGCCCAGCCAACGGATTGCGCTAGTCTGTCAAGGGGAACAACCCCAGTTGATGATGGAGAAGTTAGCCGGCTTCCCCCCATCCCTAACGGGCCTGGCCCTGGCAACAGAATCCTGGTTAGCGGCCCTGAGTGAGTTGGCTGCCGCTGGTATTGATGTCGTTCCAGAATCAGGCTGTTTTTATCCAGGCCTACCACCCATTTTTCAAACCAATACCCGACAACTCCAAGCTAGCCGTTACCTTTTGGCTGGGGGCTATAGCCAGGAGCCCTCTCATTGGTTCGGTCTGGCCCCCGCTGACTACCTGGCCTTGGATCTGTTTCGGCTCCAGTCCTGGGATTTTTCGCCCCAAAGCTGGGCTCTTATCGGGGCAACTCCCGCCAGTATAGCCTTGGCCCAATTCCTTGCCCAACAAGGTAAAACCGTCTATTTGCTGACCCGCAATTCCCATCTTCTACCAGCAGAAGACCAAAGTCTGGCCCATTTGTTACAGGTTTATCTCCAGGTCTTGGGGGTGACGATTCTCAGCGTTCCAGAGACTCAACTTCAGCTTCACCGTGACGGGAAAACCATCCAGGTGAGTCACGCCCAACAAACATTGGCGGTGGAACAAGTCGTCCGTAACGGAGGTCATCCCCAGCCCCAGGGCCTGAATCTATCAGCCCTTGGCCTCGATTTCCCTACCGTAACCGCCCAGTTTCAGACCTATCATCCGGCCCTTTACGTCTGTGGCCCTTGGCTGAGGGGCTACGCCCTGCCCGCCCTCGTGCTTCAGGAAAGCCGTTGGCTGGCCTCCTTTCTTGTGGAAAAAAAGGTTTCCTCCCTAGATTATCTGGCCCTGCCCTACGGTATTGTCAGTGAACCGTCTTGGTTTCGCGTCGGCCTCACCGAGGCTCAGGCCAAAGACCGCTATGGCCAAGGTATCCAAATTCACTACTACACTGCTCCCCCAAAAATCGAAAAGGGCCTGCAGGATACCTTAAAAATTATCGCTGGCCCCTCACAACAACTGCTGGGGGCCCATTGGCTAGGAGAAGGCGCTCCTTGGGGAATTTCCCTTTTGGCCCTGGGCTATCAACAGGGCTGGACGCTAGATACCCTCCGGCCCCACCTGGCCCTGATCGAACAAGAGTTCCAAGGGTTCCGCTCAGCAACGTAG
- a CDS encoding class I SAM-dependent methyltransferase translates to MNISDLQKKWEYLAEVDPLWAILSDDTKKGGKWNIDEFFQVGRKDAQNFINLAKHIHPNLNYGKALDFGCGVGRLTQGHASFFEKIIGVDVSTRMIELANKLNQHQAKISYLANNCSSLHVFDDNSFDYIICHIVLQHTPPTIHQSYIQEFVRILKPNGFCIFQLPEPFPESWGSERFDETSKDKLDMYGTSKEEVIEIVKSRNGHILDVEDDGSCGPDHKSNRYCFTV, encoded by the coding sequence ATGAATATATCAGATTTACAGAAAAAATGGGAGTATTTGGCAGAGGTAGACCCATTGTGGGCAATTCTGTCTGATGATACCAAAAAAGGGGGGAAATGGAATATCGATGAGTTTTTTCAGGTAGGTAGAAAGGATGCTCAAAACTTTATTAACTTAGCCAAGCACATTCATCCAAACCTTAATTATGGCAAAGCCTTGGACTTCGGCTGCGGAGTGGGGCGACTCACTCAGGGGCATGCGTCTTTTTTTGAAAAGATCATTGGGGTTGATGTATCGACGCGCATGATAGAGCTTGCCAATAAGCTTAATCAGCATCAAGCAAAAATTTCTTACTTAGCAAATAATTGTTCTAGTCTTCATGTTTTTGATGATAATAGTTTTGATTATATAATTTGCCATATTGTTCTTCAACATACCCCTCCTACAATTCACCAGAGTTATATACAAGAATTCGTTAGAATTCTCAAGCCGAATGGTTTTTGTATATTTCAGTTACCTGAGCCGTTCCCAGAATCTTGGGGTAGCGAAAGATTTGATGAAACAAGCAAAGATAAGCTAGATATGTATGGAACCTCAAAAGAAGAGGTCATAGAGATAGTGAAATCAAGAAATGGCCACATTCTTGATGTGGAGGATGATGGCTCATGTGGCCCTGACCACAAAAGTAACAGGTATTGCTTTACAGTTTAA
- a CDS encoding YbjN domain-containing protein produces the protein MTQTSSFSLTTPDQGSETLNATSHHDVIETVIGSMAQNNSAMVLENDQGQFWKFQYGSAEVFVQLTGESDEDLLTVWATVLTLPVENETELFRTLLTRNSSDTLETRFALMNDQVVVMQQRTVADLSPGEISRAITLVAEVADDNDDDLRERFASESSSD, from the coding sequence ATGACTCAGACCTCATCCTTTAGCCTAACGACTCCTGACCAAGGGAGCGAAACCCTAAATGCGACTAGTCACCATGATGTAATCGAAACTGTGATTGGTAGTATGGCCCAGAACAATAGCGCTATGGTTCTCGAAAATGACCAGGGTCAATTTTGGAAATTCCAATATGGTTCTGCGGAAGTTTTCGTGCAATTGACGGGGGAAAGTGATGAAGATCTACTGACCGTTTGGGCCACTGTGCTGACGCTTCCCGTTGAGAATGAAACAGAGTTGTTTAGAACGCTACTGACTCGTAATAGTTCCGATACCCTCGAAACTCGTTTCGCACTGATGAATGATCAAGTCGTCGTTATGCAGCAACGGACGGTGGCCGATCTCTCCCCCGGAGAAATTTCCCGAGCGATTACCTTGGTGGCGGAAGTGGCGGACGACAATGACGATGACCTGCGGGAGCGCTTTGCTAGCGAGTCGTCCAGTGATTAG